A single window of Armigeres subalbatus isolate Guangzhou_Male unplaced genomic scaffold, GZ_Asu_2 Contig2041, whole genome shotgun sequence DNA harbors:
- the LOC134203653 gene encoding uncharacterized protein LOC134203653: protein MPEDIVHNALWWEGPGWLKEAPELWPGGIESDEEAGEEERRRTVVACTVSPTAEFNEMYIGKFGSYSDLIRRTAYWLRLMDLLKTPAVNRSANGLLTTVELQKAENVILRSVQKEVFADEIRALSREEFVSRRSPLRWFHPFICKEGLIRVGGRLNNSEESENTKHPVVLPARHLLTRMILRHFHERLLHAGPQLLLGTVRLRFWPLGGRNVAREVVHQCIKCFRTKPTTMQQFMGELPSPRVSVSRPFMKTGVDYFGPVYIRSAPRRAAVKAYVSVFVCFCTKAIHLELVSDLSTDRFLQALQRFVSRRGRASDIYSDNGTNFVGARNKLTELQGLMKDRIHRERITTEMAKDGIQWHFNPPSAPHFGGLLEAAVRVTKNHLMKVIGENPVSAEDYSTLLTQVEACLNSRPLTPMSDDPNDLEPLTPAHFLIGSSLQALPDPALTSIPANRLNH, encoded by the coding sequence ATGCCCGAAGACATCGTTCATAATGCACTTTGGTGGGAAGGTCCCGGTTGGCTGAAGGAAGCACCCGAATTATGGCCTGGAGGCATCGAGTCTGATGAAGAAGCaggagaagaagaaagacgCCGCACAGTAGTGGCATGTACTGTATCTCCCACGGCAGAATTTAACGAGATGTACATCGGCAAGTTCGGGTCATATTCTGATTTGATACGACGCACAGCCTACTGGCTACGACTCATGGATCTTCTGAAAACTCCTGCAGTAAATCGCTCTGCTAATGGATTGCTAACTACTGTAGAGTTGCAGAAAGCTGAAAACGTAATACTCCGGAGCGTACAGAAGGAAGTTTTTGCCGACGAAATAAGGGCATTATCGCGAGAAGAGTTTGTGTCCAGAAGGTCACCATTGAGATGGTTTCATCCGTTCATCTGCAAGGAAGGACTCATCAGAGTAGGAGGACGGCTGAATAATTCCGAAGAGTCGGAGAATACCAAGCATCCTGTTGTGCTACCGGCACGGCACCTGTTGACCCGGATGATTCTACGCCATTTTCATGAACGGTTATTGCACGCTGGTCCACAACTATTGCTAGGGACAGTCAGATTACGATTTTGGCCGCTGGGAGGAAGAAATGTAGCAAGAGAGGTAGTTCATCAATGTATAAAATGTTTCCGCACGAAACCAACTACCATGCAGCAGTTCATGGGAGAACTACCGTCACCACGAGTCTCCGTTTCACGTCCCTTCATGAAAACAGGAGTAGACTATTTTGGCCCGGTCTACATTCGATCAGCACCTAGACGAGCAGCGGTGAAGGCCTATGTTTCGGTATTTGTTTGCTTTTGCACCAAGGCTATCCATTTAGAACTCGTTTCCGATCTCTCTACCGACCGATTCTTGCAGGCCTTGCAAAGGTTTGTTTCAAGGAGAGGCAGGGCTTCGGATATTTATTCGGATAATGGTACGAACTTCGTCGGTGCACGGAACAAGCTAACAGAGCTCCAAGGTTTGATGAAGGATCGTATCCACCGTGAGAGAATTACTACCGAAATGGCAAAGGACGGCATTCAGTGGCATTTCAATCCACCTAGCGCGCCACATTTCGGTGGACTTTTGGAGGCTGCAGTCCGGGTGACCAAGAACCATCTCATGAAGGTAATTGGCGAAAATCCAGTCTCAGCAGAAGATTATTCCACGCTTTTGACACAGGTAGAAGCATGTCTAAACTCCCGGCCCTTGACACCGATGTCCGATGATCCCAATGATTTGGAGCCCTTGACGCCGGCTCATTTCCTCATCGGATCATCCCTGCAAGCACTTCCCGATCCTGCACTAACGTCCATCCCAGCGAATCGTCTGAACCATTAA